The Carettochelys insculpta isolate YL-2023 chromosome 23, ASM3395843v1, whole genome shotgun sequence genome has a window encoding:
- the UBXN10 gene encoding UBX domain-containing protein 10 codes for MATVKSLNIAPSECNSTVGTAEAFIWLPDTINMHVTRPKSAKGRTRSSLNYSHSVEAYSYRVPASPQPAAPYEAASNQRASSTKPSYQSGQVSPDEIPELLQQVPLRTSSSLNKYRVLPSIGRKGLGNSAVETVIEQTNKLKMSSRQEEEQPYKTLPREGKSTDIKTENEGDRAEYSNVQLPISGKMPLRKTRDESSSTSVLNLEEPLKKEPRLLLAVRSPSGQRFEHHFRPTDSLQTVLAVAEQKNTTQYKHCSVETMEVPRRSFPDLTKSLQECGIPHKSVLCILQEEQDGDL; via the coding sequence ATGGCCACAGTAAAATCTCTGAACATAGCACCATCTGAATGCAACAgcactgtggggacagcagaaGCTTTCATTTGGCTGCCAGACACCATCAATATGCATGTCACCAGGCCAAAATCTGCCAAGGGACGCACAAGGTCAAGCTTAAATTACTCCCATAGTGTGGAGGCCTATTCTTATAGAGTGccagcctctcctcagccagcagctccctaTGAAGCAGCAAGCAATCAACGAGCATCATCTACCAAACCATCTTACCAGTCAGGGCAGGTGTCTCCTGACGAAATTCCAGAGCTCCTCCAGCAAGTGCCCTTGAGAACCTCATCATCCTTAAATAAGTACAGAGTGCTCCCCTCTATTGGCAGGAAGGGATTGGGGAACAGTGCTGTGGAAACAGTGATTGAACAGACCAACAAACTGAAAATGAGTAGCagacaggaggaggagcagccataCAAAACCCTTCCCAGAGAGGGAAAATCCACTGATATAAAGACAGAGAATGAAGGGGATAGAGCAGAATACTCAAATGTCCAGCTTCCCATTTCTGGAAAAATGCCATTAAGGAAAACAAGAGATGAAAGCTCTTCAACATCAGTTTTGAATTTGGAGGAGCCATTGAAGAAAGAGCCAAGATTGCTGCTTGCTGTTAGGTCTCCTTCTGGTCAAAGATTTGAGCATCATTTCAGGCCTACAGACAGCCTTCAGACAGTCCTTGCTGTGGCAGAACAAAAGAACACAACCCAATACAAACATTGTAGTGTTGAAACTATGGAAGTGCCTCGGAGAAGCTTTCCTGACCTTACGAAGTCCCTGCAAGAGTGTGGAATCCCACACAAGTCAGTGTTGTGTATCCTGCAGGAAGAGCAAGATGGAGATCTCTGA